A genomic segment from Paenibacillus sp. FSL K6-1096 encodes:
- a CDS encoding response regulator transcription factor, protein MWKIAIIDDERQVLQGMKRAIPWAELEAEWAGEALNGEDGLAMIRTVCPDIVITDIYMPVMNGLEMMEHLRNEGFTGKIIILSGYSDFEHARAALRLQVSDYVSKPISLPTLRTILQRVIAELVQEKEKQLRQGELELKMMLYEPFVEKEWVRAAAVGTLDPSYRTDSHIPTSYQYWLDRRHVTIGIEMLRDDRACSFSVSDWNLFRFAVSNIACEVTRKVYAEMEYTELNSHRALLIVHPAEECGQQLEELGTRLIDSISSYLKLVIRVGIGGLKDTWTKIPESTEEAFRAMDQGAARISPAYEVYRYRESHSSGQERGALFPVKFSYKLAAAMKASQEAEAQQLVYEYITELQAQQGVSAGYVQMLGSELWGIITYSLYEAGFVLDDLFTNDQIAQEIGNLVLPDQLAAWLSAKITAICASRQWKGSSKHRQVVDFMTNYIHEHYAEELTLADLSDKVFISRNHLSIIFKNITGETFNNYLTRVRIEKARELLMQRNMLVYEVAERVGYKNIPYFSTLFKKITGMNPTELIK, encoded by the coding sequence ATGTGGAAGATCGCGATTATTGATGATGAGCGCCAGGTGCTTCAAGGCATGAAGCGGGCGATTCCCTGGGCGGAGCTGGAGGCGGAATGGGCCGGGGAGGCGCTGAACGGCGAGGACGGACTGGCGATGATCCGTACGGTCTGCCCGGACATTGTCATCACCGATATTTATATGCCGGTCATGAATGGCCTGGAGATGATGGAGCATCTAAGGAATGAGGGGTTCACGGGCAAAATTATTATTTTGAGCGGATACTCGGACTTTGAACATGCCCGGGCGGCGCTCAGGCTTCAGGTCAGCGACTATGTCTCCAAGCCGATCAGCCTGCCAACGCTGAGAACAATCCTCCAGCGGGTCATTGCCGAGCTGGTGCAGGAGAAGGAGAAGCAGCTCCGGCAGGGCGAGCTGGAGCTGAAAATGATGCTCTACGAGCCCTTCGTCGAGAAGGAGTGGGTCCGCGCGGCCGCTGTCGGCACCCTGGACCCTTCCTACCGGACTGACAGCCATATTCCAACCTCATACCAATATTGGCTGGACCGGCGTCATGTCACTATCGGGATCGAAATGCTCCGCGATGACCGGGCCTGCTCGTTCTCGGTGTCCGACTGGAATCTGTTCCGCTTCGCAGTCAGCAATATTGCCTGTGAGGTGACGCGCAAGGTCTACGCCGAGATGGAATACACCGAGCTGAACAGCCACAGGGCTTTATTGATTGTTCATCCTGCTGAGGAATGCGGGCAGCAGCTGGAGGAGCTGGGGACCCGGCTGATCGACAGCATCAGCTCCTATCTGAAGCTGGTGATCCGCGTCGGCATCGGAGGACTGAAGGATACGTGGACGAAGATTCCCGAATCCACGGAGGAGGCATTCCGCGCCATGGATCAGGGAGCCGCGCGGATCAGTCCGGCCTATGAAGTGTACCGCTACCGGGAGAGCCACAGCAGCGGGCAGGAACGGGGAGCCTTGTTCCCGGTTAAGTTCTCCTACAAGCTGGCCGCCGCGATGAAGGCTTCGCAGGAGGCGGAGGCGCAGCAGCTTGTATACGAATACATTACAGAGCTGCAAGCGCAGCAAGGGGTCTCCGCCGGCTACGTGCAGATGCTGGGCAGTGAGCTATGGGGGATCATCACTTACTCTTTGTATGAGGCGGGTTTCGTGCTGGATGATCTGTTCACCAATGACCAGATCGCCCAGGAGATCGGCAATCTGGTGCTGCCGGATCAGCTGGCCGCCTGGCTGTCCGCCAAGATTACAGCGATCTGTGCCAGCCGCCAGTGGAAGGGCAGCAGCAAGCACAGGCAGGTGGTTGATTTCATGACCAACTACATTCATGAGCATTATGCCGAAGAGCTTACGCTGGCCGATCTATCGGATAAGGTGTTCATCTCGCGCAATCATCTGTCGATTATCTTCAAGAATATTACCGGGGAGACCTTCAACAACTACCTGACCCGGGTGCGGATCGAGAAGGCCCGGGAGCTGCTCATGCAGCGCAATATGCTGGTCTATGAGGTGGCGGAGCGGGTAGGCTACAAGAACATTCCGTATTTCAGCACCCTGTTCAAAAAGATCACCGGCATGAATCCCACCGAACTGATTAAATGA